The nucleotide sequence TCCTGAAAATACTTGTTAGACCGCTTCCTGTAGCTTCAAGGACCTGATTGAGAACCTGGCTATAGTCTTATTTGATTGTGTATGTAACTAGGAATAAACTGgagttgtgtttgttgttttaggATTATATTTGCCCGCGCTGTGAGTCTGGATTTATCGAGGAGTTACCAGAGGAGGGAAGGTAAAGTACTGATTTACTGTCATCTGAAAACCAAAACGCTCTTCTGTGCGTCTGCCAAAACTGATATCACTTCCACAAACCCATCTGTCATATTCACTTCCTCACTTCAACTTAATTTCTAACGCTGttgatgtttttcaaaaaatctaaatcaataCTATATTTCATTTGCCATATCTATAATATTCCTCAGCATGTTATGTTTTgtaattaatatgtttttaattgttaacatttttaaacaaatttgcaTCCCTGAGATGAATGTCCCCCCTGTTACTCTGATTGCAATTCCTCTGACCACGCCCCCAGTTGCTATTCTAGTCACATAATTCTCAGGATGTAGCATAAAATTTGGCTGTAAATAATTTACAAGATGCAGAGTAAGTTTCAatcttttatctgtttttttcttcatcacTTTTGCATAGTTTACTGATGTGGTAAACCATAAATGTCCTTTCTGTTATGCTTATTTAAAGAGATgacaatatttttctaatcttgagaaatattgttaataaacaaaaaaatcatacgAGCAGAAAAGTTTGCGTAAAATGTCACTCATGTTATTGTCCAACCTGTTATGTTGTGTCCACCCTGTTTCTCCTCTGTTCACCATGtcgtttttaatattaattcaataAGATCAACATATACACGGCTTTTTGGTTATTTGCAAGGAATGAATTGGTAAAATGAGGTCGCTTAAAATTGGGACTAAACTCCATTAAAGGGCTCGTATGACCTTTGGcatgttataagttgcccatgcatgcatggataagtaaaattaaaaaaatgaatgtgtgggAACAGAAGATGCTTTCTTTGATGCAAGTGAAGGCTCaccaagacctgcctgaaacacttTGTGTAACCACCCCTCCACAAATCTACGACAGTTAGTGGTATGGTAGCCCAAATGTATACTTATGTAAGGGGGGAGTACCTGTcaatacaattgctttggaacccgatgttccaaatatggtaagaggtgtcaCATCTCCATCACATACTTACAGTATTCGACCAACACTTCACAAACATGCGTATACtgtttgtggaaaatacagcgttttttaacctttaatcGTGTAAACGCATTggattacatctaaaacaaacaataatatttgttttagccgcgTTATTTGAGGATTTTCTTTCATGGAAAGTTTCTCTGAACTGGCTCCAAAAAGTAGGAATAACCATTCTACATTTTTAGTaatacatgtttttgttataatgCAACTTTCTTCTTAAAGATGCAtttgttttagttgtgtttttaCTCCTTGGTTTACTCAGATCGGAGAATGGTTCGACCTCGACTGCCTCCAATGATCAGAACCGTCCCCCGTTTGAGGTGAGATCTTGTTGTTTTCTAAGCAAGAGAAATCTTCTGTGCAAGTGCATTAAAACATGACCTAATGTTTCATCTCCAGAATGTGGACCAACACTTGTTTACATTCCCACACGGGTACGGGCAGATTGCTTTGGGGATCTTCGACGAGGGCTTCGACTTCAGGGCAGGTTTGCCGGCGGAGGACAACCGTGACGCAGAGAACCGCAGAGAGCGGGAAATGGCGTCGAGACAGCGGTACGGGGCAAGGCAACCGAGAGGACGCCACATTCCCCGGAGACAGGGCGCACGGCACGAGGGTGTGCCAACATTAGAGGGGTGAGAGCACAGAACGAGCATCTACCACAAATTCTTTCTCTTCATTTTGCATTTCGGTTTTGCAAGTGAAATGAGTTTTTAAGGAAGAGTTCCCATGGGAAAcctatttatttagattttatgttCATAATCACGTTTGCAGTTCAGTTTTAATGATGATGATTGTGATGTTTTCTTTCACAGAATAATTCAGCAGTTAGTCAATGGGATCATCGCTCCAACAGCTATGCCAAACATGGGGATGGGGCCATGGTGAGTCTCATTGAGATGGTCCTGTCATTCTTAGTCCGATCGCTGTCTTATCGTCTGATCTCTGACATAAACTCTGTGCCGCAGGGGAATGCTGCACTCGAACCCGATGGACTATGCATGGGGTGCCAATGGATTAGATGCCATCATAACACAGGTATTACACACAACACGCACGCTGTCGTAAAACCAGAGGTGCTGGAAGTCCACTGCAGCAATCATCAAAAAAGTCTTTCTATCAAACTTAGAACTTGTGAGAGTGTTTTGTGAACTGGTTTGTGAGTGTGCAGTGACAGACTGAAATAAACGCCTTTATATACACACAGTATTATCACATTCTTGACTGAATGTTTTGAGTTACTGTggttgtgtcattttatttgtcCCTGTAGTTATTAAATCAGTTTGAAAACACGGGTCCACCACCAGCAGATAAAGAGAAGATTAAGAGTCTCCCTACAGTTTACATCACAGAGGAGCACGTGGGTAAGACGTCAGACCGCCGTATGATCCATCACTGCACGCTATAGTGTTGATATGtctgatttgtgtgtgtgtgtgtgtcaggtgctGGTTTAGAGTGTCCTGTGTGTAAAGAAGACTACAGTACAGGAGAGAGCGTCAGACAGCTTCCCTGCAATCATCTCTTTCATAATGACTGTATAGTTCCCTGGCTGGAACAGGTGACTTCATCTTTTACACATTCAACcgttaaaattcttttaattcaAAATCTATACGTTGTGTTCAGaaagtatgtttatttaaagggacagttcaccccaaaattgtatacatttcttggttctgttaaacacaaagaaagatatttagaaaagtgTTAGTAACTTTCTGTGTTAGTAGAAATTTCTGGGACTTTGAGAACCATAGCAgataaaatactgtatacattttagtgtttaaaaaaaaaagacatttatacaggtttggaacaacttgaggttgagtcaTTCCAAAGTCCGTTTACGGAAGTCGTGCTACTCGGCGGCCATGTTAGTAATGCCTCTGGACAGTTATTTGCATCATAGCAAGTCAAAAGTCCTATCCATATGAATGTTGaaaggcagatatttctaaaatcgctggcaaaaatcacaattcaaTAGCATATCTCCAATCAATAATCAAGCAAGATATGGACTGTATCATTACTTCGGTTTGTTAAGCTGCAGTTGCGCCCAAAATCCCAGTTTTCCAGGTTGCCGCAGAGATTTATAGTATGATGTTAACAGGAGATGTGTGTGATTCAACAAATCCTTTTAGAatgttaaagaaagaaagacatgatAAAAGAAGTTGAATAGAACAaactttaaattttaaattcttaTATATGCGATCAAAATTGGGCATGCACTTTATAATGCTCATTTTGTGCAGCTATACGTCGGTCCCCTGGAATATttatcattaaaatgcatttttagttTAGAAATATTGTCAACATTTGCTCAAACACTAACTCGTAAAATTACACAAAAGATATTCCGCCTTTGTCCTATGTTTAATTAACTgtgatgtttataaatgtaacgaTGTGGATATGAACGTTCTGCACGTCAGCAGGGTCGAGTTACACGCGTGTCTCTCTTTTCCAGCATGACACGTGTCCGGTCTGCAGGAAGAGTTTGAGCGGGCAGAACACAGCCACGGATCCGCCCGGCCTATCAGGGATGAACTTctctccctcttcctcctcctcctcctcctccaatTCTCCAAGCAATGAGAACGCCACCAACAACTCGTAAGACCTCAGCCCACATCCCGAACACACCGACACATCGTCATCATCTCGGCCCGATCCGTTGAGCTGATCTAGAACTCTGTGGAACCAGAGACGAACCTTAACCTCTGAACAtcactcaaacacacatttaagcAGCCCCGATCCGACCTCGAGACGGGTCAGAGAGGACCGCCAAATCCAGTTGATAAGAACTCTTGTATTccatcaaacaacatttttgttcgCTTTTTTTACGATTTTGAACATCAGAGCCATTGTTCCTCATGGTTTCAATGCACAGAGCTGGCGGACAGAAGTACCTGTCCATCATGCGGGAGAAACGCTGAGGAGAGAGATATGAAGATGACCGCCAGATCTGACGACACGAACAGTCGAACTGCATTTTAGATTGACTTTCGTTTTTCGAGAGAGGGACATGCTTAAATGCAACCTTTCTTTTTAtgattagatttttattttgcagattaATGTTGCCGGTCTGGGAACGTGCGTTTAGGTGAATCTCACGAAACCCGTCATGAACGCCTCCAGGCCTCACCGCAAAATTGTACAAGGACATTTTAAGAAAACGAGGCCTGTTTTAGGACCATAATGATTTTTCTGCTTTGTTTTCAGGGCAATTTTAGATTTAGGTCGTCCCCAAATCCTCATTACGGTAAGGAGGGAGAAGGaatattatttcaaatgataaacatttatacatgaTGGTAGGATTCGTGGTACTGCCTGTCAATGTATGAAGATTAACATTTTGACCTCTTTTCTGTTGATTTTGGGATAAAATGTGACCTGTTTTGTGAGATGCATCCAAATAGTcatatttattgaaaaacattaaaaaacgaTTGAGTTGTCTTCTTGTGAAAAGCCAACTGATCTAAGAATATCAACTCGAAGAGTATATCTTTCTCTCCCCAATAATTATTTGCACAGTATTGTTTTGTGATGATTATTAGAACAAAACAGATACGTGTGAATGTCTATGGCAACATGATTTTCCACATTAAGTATCATCctcaaaacagagaaaaatatatgtTCACTATTCCAACCTGCATCATTTGAACTTTTGTCCAGATGGCCGTGATAACACAACAAAATCTCTCCCTCCCttttgctctttctctcttctcactCTCAGTCCTCTCTCGCTCTTCCACACATTCAGTGACTTTTATTTCaaggcaacttttttttaacttatttaaagttgatgatttgttttgtaaatcaTAATAAAGGAGGAGAAGAAGAATGTACCTCTGCTGATGATGAAACATTTCATAAAGTCTGTCTCCACAGATGACAAACACACGTTGACTTGAGAGTTTCTGTAAAATGTTCTGAATGTTCAAGTGCGTTTTATGAGTGCTGAATAGGGGCACGGGTAAGACACAGGCTTACTGTCATCTTTAATTTATAATCCTTTTAAAGAAATTGTGCTTTAACTGGCCTGTCATCACCATGTACATAAAGTTTAAAGGGTTCATGCCATGTTTCTTAGAATTAAACTTCAGCCTCCGTAAACGGCACCGACGGGTTAAGAGGTAGATGTCGGTCTAATCTTGTTATTGCTGCacactaaatatgtttttagaaacatgttttttgcatGATCTTAATTTACTTCCATCACGTGATAGATGTTAGCagaggtttgtttgtttctattaTGTTAAAATGAGATCAGACAGAGACCAGACAAATGTACCTTAAGCCATAGTAACTGTGACTATAATCTAGTGTAGATCTCAGTGTAAGCCCAAGagacacttaaagggacagttcatcccaaaataaaaattctgtctcatTTCCtcgccctcgagttgttccaaatctgtatacatttctttgttctttttaatgcttttaagtaaacagttcttggaccccattgactcccatagttggaaaaaatgctttttaaatgttctgttgaatacagaAGAAGACATTTGAATAATGTTTTGCAGCAaattctggagcacttttgactaccacagtcatttttcctactatgaccatcaatggtggccaagaactccGTGGTTACAAGCATTGTTACAATTATCtttatctgaaaaaaaattatacagatttataACAACTCAGGGGTGAcgaaatgaagacagaattttcttttttgggtgacctgtccctttaagtgtgtCTCGGCCTAACGATGACATGTAAGCTAGTTTATTGTCACCGTTACGAATGCCTGCAAATTCATCCAGTCTTTCTGACCTACCTGACGCTCCACTGCATCTGATCTCAAGCAAagccatttttttctttatatccTTGAGTGTAAAATCCCCAAAATGTTCTCCTTAACCCTGAGACCACAGACACGAGAAGCGCTTCCTCGTGGTCTGCTTTTCTTGTAATGGATTAAAGCTGTATAATGTGTCTGCCGAGATAGCTCTCTTCTGCCTTTCTCAAGTATGATCTTGCTGTCGTTATAACAAAAGTAAAGCATTATAGAACCGTTTTCAACACTTTCATCATAGTCCTTAACCCAAATTATTGTTATGTAGCCTTGATCAATTTCAAACAATTGTAGACATGAATGACCTCTCACACCGTGTGACTTGTGGAggtgttttcattatttttctagCACGGTTAGAAAATAGGTTTTCTGAAGGTTTCCTAAAGTAGAACTTCGTATTCATGAGAGCCATctctaaaaactatttttttaatgatctaGTAGTAATCCCAAGTGTCTGGAAAGGTTTTACAAACACTTCCTCTCACGCCTTCGAAAGATTTTTTCAATCCGTGTATCTTTTAAATCACAGGCACCTTTTTTGGAACTTTGCCTTTTATGCAAATGATCCCTAAAGCATCACACTTAAATGTGTCATACCAGGAAGTGAGTGCCGGCATTCTGTCCTgcagagagtgagagcgagagagctaGTGCTGGTCAGGTTAAACACTTCCCGAGTGGAAGCAGACAGTGCAGTAGGGAGCATGGTGACCTCTGTGACCTCTAGAGGATAAGACACCCCATCACTGAAGGGACACGCTGCCTTCCTCTTTGCTGGGCTCAGACAACCTTTCAATGTCATTGCTTCTGGCTGTTCTCAAGGTAAGTCTCAATCTCTGCACCATACATCAGCATCAGGCAGGAGAACGTCACCTCTTCAGGCTTCTGATAGTCTACATCAATGGTATTCAAGGATGACTTTCTCACagtgtgttttgaaaaatgctcaTTGAAAAGGGAGAGATGTGATTCAGCAGCTGTTGTTTAATGCTCGTCACAATATGCTTTTTTTTGGTCTTTATTGTTGATGTCATGACTGTCTTTGTTATGAGTTGATTCttgattaaatgtatttaatccaTCTTTGAATTTAATTTGCATGGGATTTTGTTATTACATTTCACAGCAGCACCTTGCATTCTATGCTTGGTACAATATAACCGTGAGATCAGTCTGAGTGGAACATATGGGAAGTCTTCAAATTAAACTTCACATTTACTAATATGtgttatatgtttatttcacattttgatttgatttcttaTGGTTTTCTTAAATGCATTCAACAGGTTCTTGCAGATGAGTGACCCCAGCAGTTGTCCTTAACGGTTGTGTTAGTTGCTGTAGTGTAGTTATATCGCCAACAGGTGGCGACGCACTGCAGTCTGATCGGACCATTGAATATGTCAATTGAGCGCATCCTTTGCTGCGGTGACGTCATAATGCCATGACGACAATTTATGCAAACGTTCCAGACTGCTTATGCCACAGAGAGTTCACATTTTTGCATACGActgaaactaataaaaaaagcttgatttgatttatgtttttaatggcTCAATTATTTTGGTCAATTCTTTGTCTTGTATCGAAATCGTATT is from Triplophysa dalaica isolate WHDGS20190420 chromosome 3, ASM1584641v1, whole genome shotgun sequence and encodes:
- the rnf126 gene encoding E3 ubiquitin-protein ligase RNF126 encodes the protein MAEAPPRPGRFFCHQCSAEISPRLPDYICPRCESGFIEELPEEGRSENGSTSTASNDQNRPPFENVDQHLFTFPHGYGQIALGIFDEGFDFRAGLPAEDNRDAENRREREMASRQRYGARQPRGRHIPRRQGARHEGVPTLEGIIQQLVNGIIAPTAMPNMGMGPWGMLHSNPMDYAWGANGLDAIITQLLNQFENTGPPPADKEKIKSLPTVYITEEHVGAGLECPVCKEDYSTGESVRQLPCNHLFHNDCIVPWLEQHDTCPVCRKSLSGQNTATDPPGLSGMNFSPSSSSSSSSNSPSNENATNNSAILDLGRPQILITVRREKEYYFK